GGACCGACGGTCGGTTGAATCCAATGAGACCCTTCACCCGGTTGTACCCGGGGCAGCACCACACCCCTTCACGCTTCGCAGGAGGGATCGCATTGGTTGTCAAGTTGTCTTCCGGCCACCGGGCCCCCACATATCGTTCCAAATCCTCGACCCAGGACCAGCCGATCTGCCCGTCCAGCGGTGTGAGGTATCGTGGATACTCTGCGAAATCACCCACATAGAGGTTCAGGCCAATCCCCACTTGCCGGAGATTGCCTTTGCAGACGGCCGAATCGGCCGCCGACCTTGCCCTCGACAAGGAAGGCAGGAGCAGGGCTGCCAGGGTCGCGATGATCGCGATGACGACCAGCAGTTCCATCAGGGTGAAACCACGCCGGAAACAGGGCGATCCCCTCAAGTCCTGGAAATCTCGTGCCGGGTTGTTCTCGCCCACGAAGTGGCACTCGAGGATCCCCCGGATCTCAGGGCGCACCCGATCCGGACTCCCGGACCCAAATGAACAGGTGTCCGCCAGAAAACGGGAGCCGAACACTGGCTGGTCCGGAGGCCGAAACCACCATGATCTGGACGGGTTCATACGGGCCGGAAACATGGGAGCCTCCGAGAACATGGTAGGTCCTTCCCGCCCGCGCCAGCCAGGTCAGTTCGATTTCGGAGAACCCGGCCATCGTCCCCATCAGCCGGAAGCCGGGCGCCTCGTCGGCACCTCCCCTGCCGGCGGCCAGATCCCACCAGGCCCGGATTTCGGCAGCGGGCATTCCGGACCGACTCCACTCCGTGTAACTCCACTGGATCGCGGAGAAGGTCAGACAGATCTCTTCGCCGCCAGGTCTCGCGGTCCGCGCTGCGGTTCCCGAGGACTGAATGCTCCTGACCAGCACATTGGTCAGCGAGATGCTGTAGAAGCGCAGACGTTCCGGATCCGCCGTTACGAACTCCAATCGTGCCTGCGACAGCCGGGTCCCGCGCGCGCAATGTTGCAACAGCAACGGGGTCGCCCGGTCGGTGGACTTGGAAATGCAGATGCCTTCGAAGGCTGGGCGGCGGATGGCAGGGTCCGCATCCACTCGGTTGGAAAAGCCGTGGATCCGGATCCAGTCCTGATGGGACACCTCCTCGGCGTCGCCGGGAATTCCGGTGATTTCCAGATAACCATCGAAAGTCGGCCCGGAAGCCAGAACACCCGCCACGACGAGCCCCGCGGCGCAAGCCCGGACGACCCCCCGTCGAATCCCAGGTGGGAAGGCCCGCCCGGCCGGCGGCGCGAAGCCGGGCTCAAGGGGTGCCCCGGACAACATCCCAGCTCCCTTCCACCGGGGCGCCCGTGCTGCCATTCCGGTCTTGAGGCGTATAGACCCACTCGATTCTGCCGAATCCGAGCGCCAGCGTCTCGACCGGCGGGCCGCCATCGTCGCCGGCAACCCCGGCCGTGCCCACACTGACGATCCGTACGTCGGTCAGCTTGACCTGATAGAACACAGTGCCCGCCGGCCCCGAATTTCGAAGGGTCAGGACGGCGTTCCGAAAATGGGCTCCCTGCGCGGCGCGCTGATGGAGGACTGGCGTGGCCCTGTCGAGCCGCCGGGTGATCGTCAGCTCGGACAGGACGGGTTTGGACGCTCCTCCCGCGCCCGCTCCGCCGGGCGACGGCGTTG
This genomic stretch from Verrucomicrobiia bacterium harbors:
- a CDS encoding prepilin-type N-terminal cleavage/methylation domain-containing protein codes for the protein MNPSRSWWFRPPDQPVFGSRFLADTCSFGSGSPDRVRPEIRGILECHFVGENNPARDFQDLRGSPCFRRGFTLMELLVVIAIIATLAALLLPSLSRARSAADSAVCKGNLRQVGIGLNLYVGDFAEYPRYLTPLDGQIGWSWVEDLERYVGARWPEDNLTTNAIPPAKREGVWCCPGYNRVKGLIGFNRPSVLPRKYPWGSYGYNWRGVGSKNHKPSLGLGGVNMREEGWQTPEDVRPVRDSEVVSPSDMIAVADTPLERIPVRSASGDLAGNTDLSEGFIHPAVSVVLGRPTPFVNHERWRETGASMNRRHGGRWNVGFVDGHVEHHRLRSLFQLTDFARRRWNNDNHPHRDLWPTWP
- a CDS encoding type VI secretion system tube protein Hcp, translated to MAGVLASGPTFDGYLEITGIPGDAEEVSHQDWIRIHGFSNRVDADPAIRRPAFEGICISKSTDRATPLLLQHCARGTRLSQARLEFVTADPERLRFYSISLTNVLVRSIQSSGTAARTARPGGEEICLTFSAIQWSYTEWSRSGMPAAEIRAWWDLAAGRGGADEAPGFRLMGTMAGFSEIELTWLARAGRTYHVLGGSHVSGPYEPVQIMVVSASGPASVRLPFSGGHLFIWVRESGSGAP
- a CDS encoding type VI secretion system tube protein Hcp, producing MIVPARLLVAILALGISNPAAAAIEAFLMMDGVRGDAVDARHQGEMEVLSFSHGIVHATPSPGGAGAGGASKPVLSELTITRRLDRATPVLHQRAAQGAHFRNAVLTLRNSGPAGTVFYQVKLTDVRIVSVGTAGVAGDDGGPPVETLALGFGRIEWVYTPQDRNGSTGAPVEGSWDVVRGTP